From Caulobacter segnis, a single genomic window includes:
- a CDS encoding substrate-binding periplasmic protein, protein MNIQGHPTRRNMLAMTGAGLALSACGGKSGASGALVVGSTATGAPFSFLDIKTNQLTGAMIDIAHAVAAKAALPIRIETTTFAALVPSLTARKIDIVAAGILRTPEREKVVAFTDPVYAYGGGVVVAKAQARPIRTLSDLKGLTVGAQVGTRFVEQLALAGVADVKTYDNLGDILQDLGHGRIAAGYGDAPILAHRLRTAPNPALRLVADFEPPSREDVCLLVRKDDPALLAKLNAAIGQIKTTEIAAILAKWSL, encoded by the coding sequence GTGAATATCCAAGGCCATCCTACCCGCCGGAACATGCTGGCGATGACGGGCGCGGGACTGGCGCTGAGCGCTTGCGGCGGCAAGTCCGGCGCGTCCGGCGCGCTGGTCGTCGGCTCGACCGCCACCGGCGCGCCGTTCAGCTTTCTCGACATCAAGACCAACCAGTTGACCGGCGCGATGATCGACATCGCCCATGCGGTGGCCGCCAAGGCCGCCCTGCCGATCCGCATCGAGACCACCACCTTCGCCGCGCTCGTCCCGTCTCTGACCGCCCGCAAGATCGATATCGTCGCCGCCGGCATCCTGCGTACGCCCGAGCGCGAGAAGGTCGTGGCCTTTACCGACCCGGTCTACGCCTATGGCGGCGGGGTGGTCGTGGCCAAGGCCCAGGCTCGCCCGATCCGCACCCTGAGCGACCTGAAGGGTCTCACCGTCGGCGCCCAGGTCGGCACGCGCTTTGTCGAGCAACTGGCCCTGGCCGGCGTCGCCGACGTCAAGACCTACGATAATCTTGGCGACATCCTGCAGGACCTGGGCCATGGCCGGATCGCCGCCGGCTATGGCGACGCGCCAATCCTGGCCCACCGGCTGCGCACGGCGCCCAATCCGGCCCTACGCTTGGTCGCCGACTTCGAGCCGCCATCGCGCGAGGACGTCTGCCTGCTGGTGCGCAAGGACGATCCGGCCCTGCTGGCCAAGCTCAACGCGGCCATCGGCCAGATCAAGACGACCGAGATCGCCGCCATCCTGGCCAAGTGGTCCCTGTGA
- a CDS encoding amino acid ABC transporter permease, with protein MGGLEQFFADAVQFLPILMSGLLVTIGVTLAALAISVVLGLGWALMGISKVPALRVISRVVINTVRGVPIIVQLFYVYFVLPELGVQLDAFIAGAIGLGVAYSVYQAENFRAGFSSVDPMLIEAAQSLGMSERKIMLRVIMPLAIRVTLPPFGNTAVMLLKDSSIASTITVAELTRAGQLLAVSTFKNMSVYTLIALLYLAMSLPLTYLVGRLERRFARK; from the coding sequence ATGGGTGGGCTCGAGCAGTTCTTCGCCGACGCCGTCCAGTTCCTGCCGATCCTGATGTCGGGCCTTCTGGTGACGATCGGCGTCACCCTGGCGGCCCTCGCGATCAGCGTGGTGCTGGGTCTGGGCTGGGCGCTGATGGGCATTTCCAAGGTCCCGGCGCTACGGGTGATCAGCCGGGTGGTGATCAACACCGTCCGCGGCGTGCCGATCATCGTCCAGCTCTTCTACGTCTATTTCGTGCTGCCGGAGCTGGGCGTGCAGCTCGACGCTTTCATCGCCGGCGCCATCGGCCTGGGCGTGGCCTATTCGGTCTATCAGGCCGAGAACTTCCGGGCGGGGTTTTCATCGGTTGACCCGATGCTGATCGAGGCCGCCCAGTCCCTGGGCATGAGCGAGCGCAAGATCATGCTGCGCGTGATCATGCCGCTGGCCATCCGGGTGACCCTGCCACCGTTTGGCAACACCGCCGTGATGCTGCTCAAGGACTCCTCGATCGCCTCGACCATCACCGTGGCCGAGCTCACCCGGGCCGGCCAGCTGCTGGCCGTCAGCACCTTCAAGAACATGTCGGTCTATACGCTGATCGCCCTGCTCTACCTGGCCATGAGCCTGCCCCTGACCTATCTGGTCGGCCGCCTCGAACGCAGGTTCGCCCGCAAATGA
- a CDS encoding amino acid ABC transporter ATP-binding protein: MISLKNVSKSFGDVQVLKDISFEIQRGEVVCLIGPSGSGKSTILRCINGLERHDGGEILVDGAPLTEKSLPAIRAKVAMVFQRFNLFPHRTAQENVAEGPIHALGRPAAEAMNQARALLGRVGLGDKCDAYPAKLSGGQQQRVGIARALAMQPQAILFDEPTSALDPERVGEVLKVMRALADEGMTMVIVTHEIGFAREVADRVLFMDGGRIVESGPAREVLTAPKVERTREFLDRVLNPL, translated from the coding sequence ATGATCAGCCTCAAGAACGTCAGCAAGTCCTTCGGCGACGTCCAGGTCCTCAAGGACATCAGCTTCGAGATCCAGCGCGGCGAGGTCGTCTGCCTGATCGGTCCGTCGGGCTCGGGCAAGTCGACCATCCTGCGCTGCATCAACGGCCTTGAGCGTCACGACGGCGGCGAGATCCTGGTCGATGGCGCGCCCCTCACCGAAAAGTCCTTGCCGGCCATCCGCGCCAAGGTCGCCATGGTGTTCCAGCGCTTCAACCTCTTTCCGCACCGCACGGCGCAGGAGAACGTCGCCGAAGGTCCGATCCACGCCCTGGGCCGTCCGGCCGCCGAGGCGATGAACCAGGCGCGCGCCCTGCTCGGGCGGGTGGGCCTGGGCGACAAGTGCGACGCCTATCCGGCCAAGCTGTCGGGCGGCCAGCAGCAGCGGGTCGGCATCGCGCGCGCCCTGGCCATGCAGCCGCAGGCGATCCTGTTCGATGAGCCGACCTCGGCCCTGGATCCCGAACGGGTCGGCGAGGTTCTGAAGGTGATGCGCGCGCTGGCCGACGAAGGCATGACCATGGTCATTGTCACCCACGAGATCGGCTTCGCCCGCGAGGTCGCCGACCGCGTGCTGTTCATGGACGGGGGCCGCATCGTCGAGAGCGGCCCGGCCCGCGAGGTGCTGACCGCGCCCAAGGTCGAACGGACGCGCGAGTTTCTCGACCGCGTCCTCAACCCGCTCTAG
- a CDS encoding DUF3299 domain-containing protein produces MILRRGLLTGATAMAALAPLSRALAHPGGDEQDISRDPMWALLAATQLRQAPPDYAYQARYPPSVLELDGRVVEISGFITPVTMERHARQFLLTRYSIDCCPQNQPNELVEVFADQPVLQQKSEQVRLHGRFEVQDKGQVGLLFRLASATQL; encoded by the coding sequence ATGATCCTTCGCCGCGGACTGCTGACGGGCGCGACGGCCATGGCGGCCCTGGCGCCGCTGTCGCGCGCCCTGGCCCATCCGGGCGGCGACGAGCAGGACATCTCCCGCGATCCGATGTGGGCGTTGTTGGCCGCGACGCAGCTGCGGCAGGCGCCGCCCGACTATGCCTACCAGGCTCGGTATCCGCCTTCGGTCCTGGAACTGGATGGCCGGGTGGTCGAGATTTCCGGCTTCATCACGCCGGTGACCATGGAGCGCCACGCCCGGCAGTTCCTCCTGACGCGCTACTCGATAGACTGCTGCCCGCAAAACCAGCCCAACGAGCTGGTCGAGGTCTTCGCCGACCAGCCGGTCCTCCAGCAGAAGAGCGAGCAGGTTCGCCTTCACGGTCGCTTCGAGGTGCAGGACAAGGGTCAGGTTGGGCTGCTCTTCCGCCTGGCCAGCGCCACCCAGCTCTGA
- a CDS encoding 2-hydroxyacid dehydrogenase yields the protein MSAGGKTVVLLACFGVRAEPWLAALSKAAPDFELRVWPDAGDKDEIDYVVVWAQPNGFLRQFPSLRAVLCIGAGVDRILEDTDLPKVPIARMRDEGLTQGMVEFVLARVLHYHRLMPAYEAQQRQGVWRQLAAPLARDRAVGVLGLGQLGAACAASLAANGFKVRGWSRTRKDLPGVQSFEGPLEAFLAPCEVVVCLLPLTPATRGVLNAATLSQLSGASLINVGRGAHLVEDDLIPALDAGHLANATLDVFATEPLVAGHPFWTDPRITVIPHASALTPPGTAGPTIVANIRRHLAGQDLLDLVDRAAGY from the coding sequence ATGAGCGCTGGGGGCAAGACGGTGGTGCTGCTGGCCTGCTTTGGCGTGCGCGCCGAGCCTTGGCTGGCGGCGCTGTCCAAGGCCGCGCCGGACTTCGAGCTGCGGGTCTGGCCGGACGCGGGCGACAAGGACGAGATCGACTACGTCGTGGTCTGGGCTCAGCCCAATGGCTTTTTGCGTCAGTTCCCCAGTCTGCGAGCGGTGCTGTGCATTGGCGCCGGCGTGGATCGGATTTTGGAAGACACCGACCTGCCTAAGGTCCCGATCGCGCGCATGCGCGACGAGGGTTTGACCCAGGGCATGGTCGAGTTCGTGTTGGCCCGGGTGCTGCACTATCACCGGCTGATGCCAGCCTACGAAGCTCAGCAGCGCCAGGGCGTCTGGCGCCAGCTCGCCGCGCCGCTCGCGAGGGATCGTGCGGTGGGCGTGCTGGGCCTTGGCCAGCTTGGCGCGGCCTGCGCCGCCAGCCTGGCCGCCAACGGCTTCAAGGTTCGCGGCTGGAGTCGCACACGCAAGGACCTCCCCGGCGTGCAGTCGTTCGAGGGGCCGCTCGAAGCGTTCCTGGCGCCGTGCGAGGTGGTGGTCTGTCTGCTGCCCTTGACGCCGGCCACGCGCGGCGTCCTCAACGCCGCGACGCTGTCGCAGCTTTCGGGCGCAAGCCTGATCAATGTCGGCCGCGGCGCCCACCTGGTTGAGGACGACTTGATCCCGGCGCTGGACGCCGGTCACCTGGCCAACGCCACCTTGGACGTGTTCGCGACCGAGCCGCTCGTGGCCGGCCATCCGTTCTGGACGGATCCGCGCATCACCGTGATCCCGCACGCCTCGGCCCTGACGCCGCCGGGCACGGCCGGTCCGACGATCGTGGCCAACATCCGCCGGCATCTGGCCGGCCAAGACTTGCTGGACCTCGTCGACCGCGCGGCCGGCTACTGA